One Qipengyuania gaetbuli genomic region harbors:
- the spt gene encoding serine palmitoyltransferase — translation MSEGISQPDQPIEREGEGKDLFSKFDDIIAMRQGLLDSGVEDPFNLVMEKVLSPTRAICNGRETILLGTYNYMGMTFDPDVVEAGKQALADFGAGTTGSRVLNGTYQGHKDVEEALKDFYDMDHAMVFSTGYQANLGIISTIAGKGDYIILDIDSHASIWDGCAMGNAEVVPFKHNDIEAMEKRLKRIPEGAGKLVILEGVYSMLGDVAPLKEMVAVAKKYGAMVLVDEAHSMGFIGEHGRGVCEAAGVIDDCDFIIGTFSKSVGTVGGFCVSNHPKFEIMRLVCRPYVFTASLPPSVVATACTSIRKLMHGSNKRAHLWENSKALHKGLKDLGFQLGTEEPQSAIIAVIMPDLQQGAAMWEALIKNGLYVNLARPPATPANMTLLRCSLCAEHSEEEVGQILDIFEKSGKAVGII, via the coding sequence ATGAGCGAGGGCATCTCCCAGCCGGACCAGCCGATCGAGCGCGAGGGCGAAGGCAAGGACCTGTTCTCCAAGTTCGACGACATCATCGCCATGCGCCAGGGCCTGCTCGACAGCGGTGTCGAGGATCCCTTCAACCTGGTGATGGAAAAGGTCCTCTCGCCAACACGCGCGATCTGCAACGGACGCGAGACGATCCTGCTCGGCACCTACAACTACATGGGCATGACCTTCGACCCCGACGTGGTCGAGGCGGGCAAGCAGGCGCTGGCCGATTTCGGTGCGGGCACCACCGGCAGCCGCGTGCTCAATGGCACTTACCAGGGTCACAAGGACGTCGAGGAAGCGCTCAAGGACTTCTATGACATGGACCATGCGATGGTCTTCTCGACCGGCTACCAGGCCAATCTCGGGATCATCAGCACCATCGCGGGCAAGGGTGATTACATCATCCTCGACATCGACAGCCATGCCAGCATCTGGGACGGCTGCGCGATGGGCAATGCCGAAGTCGTGCCCTTCAAGCACAACGACATCGAAGCGATGGAAAAGCGCCTCAAGCGCATTCCCGAAGGCGCCGGCAAGCTGGTCATCCTCGAAGGCGTCTATTCGATGCTGGGCGACGTCGCGCCGCTGAAGGAAATGGTCGCGGTCGCCAAGAAATACGGCGCCATGGTGCTGGTCGACGAAGCGCATTCGATGGGCTTCATCGGCGAACACGGGCGCGGCGTGTGCGAAGCGGCCGGCGTGATCGACGATTGCGATTTCATCATCGGCACCTTCTCCAAGAGCGTGGGCACGGTGGGCGGCTTCTGCGTTTCGAACCATCCCAAGTTCGAGATCATGCGCCTGGTGTGCCGCCCCTATGTCTTCACCGCCTCGCTTCCGCCGAGCGTGGTGGCGACCGCCTGCACCTCGATCCGCAAGCTGATGCACGGGTCGAACAAGCGCGCGCATCTCTGGGAAAATTCCAAGGCACTTCACAAGGGCCTGAAGGACCTGGGCTTCCAGCTCGGGACCGAGGAACCGCAGAGCGCGATCATCGCGGTGATCATGCCCGACCTCCAGCAGGGCGCGGCCATGTGGGAAGCGCTGATCAAGAACGGGCTCTACGTGAACCTCGCGCGTCCGCCGGCAACGCCTGCCAACATGACGCTGCTGCGCTGCTCGCTCTGCGCCGAACACAGCGAGGAAGAGGTCGGCCAGATCCTCGATATCTTCGAGAAGTCGGGCAAGGCCGTCGGCATCATCTGA
- a CDS encoding YqaA family protein: MLRSLYNWTMDKAAHPHAVWWLAFFCFVESSFFPIPPHPLLGLMCLAEPKKALKFATVATLASVAGALLGYAIGWGLYDTVGVWLISSLGLSEAFPVAACHLKEYDFEAILIAGATPVPFKLLTITAGFVGMNLVTFVLSSLFARALIFMTVGILFRVFGAPIKRLIDKYLGLLTTLFVVLVVGGVLVLAQFGSSDEGSDDVCANATAIEAGA; encoded by the coding sequence GTGCTGCGCAGCCTCTACAACTGGACGATGGACAAGGCCGCGCACCCGCATGCGGTGTGGTGGCTGGCCTTTTTCTGCTTCGTGGAATCCTCCTTCTTCCCGATCCCGCCGCACCCGCTGCTGGGCCTCATGTGCCTTGCCGAACCGAAGAAGGCGCTGAAATTCGCCACCGTCGCCACCCTGGCATCGGTCGCGGGCGCGCTGCTCGGCTATGCGATCGGCTGGGGGCTCTACGACACGGTCGGCGTGTGGCTGATCTCCAGCCTCGGCCTCAGCGAAGCCTTCCCGGTCGCGGCGTGCCACCTCAAGGAATACGACTTCGAGGCGATCCTGATCGCCGGCGCCACGCCTGTCCCGTTCAAGCTGCTGACGATCACTGCCGGCTTCGTCGGGATGAACCTCGTGACCTTCGTCCTGTCGAGCCTGTTCGCCCGCGCGCTGATCTTCATGACGGTCGGTATCCTGTTCCGCGTCTTCGGCGCGCCGATCAAGCGGTTGATCGACAAGTACCTCGGCCTGCTGACCACGCTGTTCGTCGTGCTGGTGGTGGGCGGCGTGCTGGTGCTCGCCCAGTTCGGCAGCAGCGATGAAGGCAGCGACGACGTCTGCGCCAACGCCACGGCTATCGAGGCGGGCGCCTAG
- a CDS encoding sel1 repeat family protein, translating to MTVLTSIEGGAGRIDQTGEGEATIAEYLGAFAKGSIDALYDLGVAFSTGSHGVACDMIEAHKWFNIAASKGHEEAAWCRADISDEMTAREISEAQRRARQWLCEGERRVA from the coding sequence ATGACCGTACTGACGAGCATCGAAGGGGGCGCCGGCCGCATCGACCAGACCGGTGAAGGCGAAGCGACCATCGCGGAATATCTGGGTGCCTTTGCCAAGGGCAGCATCGACGCGCTCTACGACCTGGGCGTTGCTTTCTCGACCGGCAGCCACGGCGTGGCCTGCGACATGATCGAGGCGCACAAGTGGTTCAACATCGCCGCATCCAAGGGTCACGAGGAAGCTGCCTGGTGCCGCGCCGACATTTCGGACGAAATGACCGCCCGCGAAATCTCCGAAGCCCAGCGCCGTGCTCGCCAGTGGCTGTGCGAAGGCGAACGCCGCGTCGCCTGA
- a CDS encoding PilZ domain-containing protein, translating into MIDTRNLNRDSLFLTATLHAGPTGEAVRVKVRNLSDGGMMAEGLLALSRGDRVTVELRNTKPVRGVVAWTQGSRFGIAFEEEIDAKAARAVMAVSESAAPRHTRPIGFYQRDPSQLRKI; encoded by the coding sequence ATGATAGACACGCGAAACCTGAACCGTGACAGTCTCTTCCTGACTGCAACGCTGCACGCCGGTCCGACTGGCGAGGCGGTCAGGGTCAAGGTGCGCAATTTGTCGGACGGCGGCATGATGGCGGAAGGGCTGCTGGCCCTCTCGCGCGGGGACCGGGTCACGGTGGAACTGCGCAATACCAAGCCGGTTCGCGGCGTCGTCGCGTGGACTCAGGGCAGCCGCTTCGGCATCGCCTTCGAGGAAGAGATCGACGCCAAGGCCGCCCGTGCGGTGATGGCCGTCTCGGAAAGTGCCGCTCCGCGCCATACGCGGCCGATCGGCTTCTACCAGCGCGACCCTTCGCAGCTTCGCAAGATCTGA
- a CDS encoding GNAT family N-acetyltransferase, with protein MSEGDLAARVAGSVGAIDRDAWNALAGDNPFVSHEFLTALEDSGSVGPGTGWQSAPLVISSAGGPPLAAMPTYLKSHSQGEYVFDHAWGDAYERAGGQYYPKLQIAAPFTPATGPRLLLSDESLAASLLKAAEQLCLQNGFSSAHATFIEPAQVALFEKAGWLIRKDLQFHWHNRGFANFDDFLATLTSRKRKDLRKERAAAQEGLEIVKLRGGEIRPEHWDAFWVFYQDTGARKWGRPYLTREAFDLFHERMGEKLLLILALEDGLPIAGALNFIGGDALYGRYWGCTKDVRFLHFELCYYQAIDVAIELGLDRVEAGAQGGHKLARGYEPVETVSAHWIADPGFREAVADFLTRERAGVAADRNHLARRTPFRRGG; from the coding sequence GTGAGCGAGGGCGACCTGGCGGCAAGGGTGGCGGGATCGGTGGGCGCGATCGACCGCGATGCCTGGAACGCGCTTGCCGGGGACAATCCCTTCGTATCGCACGAATTCCTCACCGCGCTGGAGGATTCGGGCAGTGTCGGTCCCGGCACCGGCTGGCAGAGCGCGCCGCTGGTCATCTCTTCGGCAGGCGGGCCGCCGCTCGCTGCCATGCCCACCTATCTGAAGAGCCACAGCCAGGGCGAATATGTCTTCGACCATGCCTGGGGCGATGCCTACGAGCGGGCGGGGGGGCAGTATTACCCCAAGCTCCAGATCGCTGCGCCTTTCACGCCGGCGACGGGCCCGCGCCTGCTGCTGTCGGACGAGAGCCTTGCCGCGTCCCTCCTGAAAGCGGCCGAGCAATTGTGCCTGCAGAACGGCTTTTCGAGCGCGCATGCGACTTTCATCGAACCGGCGCAGGTCGCCCTGTTCGAAAAGGCCGGCTGGCTGATCCGCAAGGACCTCCAGTTCCACTGGCACAATCGCGGGTTTGCAAATTTCGACGATTTCCTCGCCACGCTCACCTCGCGCAAGCGCAAGGATTTGCGCAAGGAACGCGCCGCGGCGCAGGAAGGGCTGGAGATCGTGAAGCTGCGGGGCGGGGAGATCCGGCCCGAACACTGGGATGCCTTCTGGGTCTTCTACCAGGACACCGGCGCACGCAAATGGGGCCGGCCCTATCTGACGCGGGAGGCCTTCGACCTGTTCCACGAGCGGATGGGCGAGAAACTGTTGCTGATCCTTGCGCTGGAAGACGGGCTGCCGATTGCCGGCGCGCTCAATTTCATCGGGGGAGATGCGCTCTACGGGCGCTACTGGGGCTGCACGAAGGACGTGCGCTTCCTGCATTTCGAACTGTGCTATTACCAGGCCATCGATGTTGCCATCGAACTGGGTCTCGACAGGGTCGAAGCCGGCGCGCAGGGCGGGCACAAGCTGGCCCGCGGATATGAACCTGTCGAAACGGTCTCGGCGCACTGGATCGCCGATCCGGGTTTTCGCGAGGCGGTGGCCGATTTCCTGACACGCGAACGCGCCGGAGTGGCGGCCGATCGCAACCACCTCGCGCGCCGCACCCCGTTCAGGCGCGGCGGGTAG
- a CDS encoding glycerophosphodiester phosphodiesterase family protein translates to MRLSPFALIDRLVVPAPDPVRVEWLRTWTYAHRGLHGPGRIENGPSAFRAAVEAGLGLECDIQRSADDWPMVFHDWDFARLVGRPEKTEALTREEWRELAYLESEDRPMDLPELLAMVAGRVPLLIEIKSRRGYDVELTCRRVADALEGYVGLHGVMSFDPRVSRWFARHNPQTVRGLVMREDERGYTQSAASRHLALWAARPEFIAYHVAALPNPMVAELKARGMPVLTWTVNSPESRAVGEEHADALIAEGAGLA, encoded by the coding sequence ATGCGATTGTCGCCCTTCGCCCTCATTGACCGGCTGGTCGTTCCGGCACCCGACCCCGTGCGGGTCGAGTGGCTGCGGACATGGACCTATGCCCATCGCGGCCTTCACGGGCCGGGCCGTATCGAAAACGGGCCGAGCGCCTTTCGCGCCGCGGTGGAAGCGGGCCTCGGGCTCGAATGCGATATCCAGCGCAGTGCCGACGACTGGCCGATGGTCTTCCACGACTGGGATTTCGCCCGGCTGGTCGGGCGACCGGAGAAGACGGAAGCGCTGACCCGCGAAGAATGGCGCGAGCTGGCCTATCTCGAAAGCGAGGACCGGCCGATGGACCTGCCCGAGCTGCTGGCGATGGTCGCAGGCCGGGTGCCGCTGCTGATCGAGATCAAGTCGCGGCGCGGCTACGATGTCGAACTGACCTGCCGGCGGGTAGCCGATGCGCTGGAAGGCTATGTCGGTCTCCACGGTGTGATGAGTTTCGATCCGCGCGTCTCGCGCTGGTTCGCCAGGCATAACCCGCAAACGGTGCGCGGCCTCGTCATGCGCGAGGACGAGCGCGGCTACACGCAGTCGGCCGCCAGCCGCCATCTCGCCTTGTGGGCGGCGCGCCCCGAATTCATCGCCTACCATGTCGCGGCCCTGCCGAACCCGATGGTCGCGGAACTGAAGGCGCGCGGTATGCCGGTCCTCACCTGGACGGTGAACTCGCCCGAAAGCCGCGCGGTCGGCGAAGAGCATGCCGACGCCCTGATCGCGGAAGGAGCGGGACTGGCGTGA
- the dksA gene encoding RNA polymerase-binding protein DksA gives MATSASSVSDKLAKAKAAVAPDYVPSDDEEYMSDQQLDYFRMLLLDWKKSIHDAAGLTLQHLQDGPIREPDLNDRASSETDWGIELRTRDRQRKLIAKIDAALRRIDQGEYGYCEVTGDPIGLRRLIARPVATMTVEAQTAHERKEKISRDD, from the coding sequence ATGGCCACTTCGGCTTCGAGTGTTTCCGACAAGCTCGCCAAGGCAAAGGCGGCTGTCGCTCCGGACTATGTTCCGTCCGACGACGAAGAATACATGAGCGACCAGCAGCTCGATTACTTCCGCATGCTCCTGCTCGACTGGAAGAAATCGATCCACGACGCGGCCGGGCTCACTCTCCAGCATTTGCAGGACGGCCCGATCCGCGAACCCGATCTCAACGACCGCGCATCGTCGGAAACCGACTGGGGCATCGAACTGCGCACCCGCGACCGCCAGCGCAAGCTCATCGCCAAGATCGACGCTGCGCTGCGCCGTATCGACCAAGGCGAATACGGCTATTGCGAGGTTACCGGCGATCCGATCGGCCTGCGCCGTCTTATCGCTCGACCGGTCGCCACCATGACAGTCGAGGCGCAGACCGCGCACGAACGCAAGGAAAAGATCTCGCGCGACGATTGA
- a CDS encoding OsmC family protein, giving the protein MKTTNSGSATYEGLGKDGKGHVSTGSGALSDQPYGFNTRFEDAAGTNPEELVAAAHASCFTMALSFKLAEAGFTDGKVETEAKVTLEKLDGGFTVTRSALSTRGSVPGMDEGKFEELAADAKANCPISRLLDCEITLETAFEG; this is encoded by the coding sequence ATGAAGACGACCAATAGCGGCAGCGCGACCTACGAAGGCCTCGGCAAGGACGGCAAGGGCCATGTCTCGACCGGCTCGGGCGCGCTGTCGGACCAGCCCTACGGGTTCAACACGCGCTTCGAGGATGCTGCCGGGACCAACCCGGAAGAGCTCGTGGCCGCGGCCCATGCCAGCTGCTTCACCATGGCGCTATCGTTCAAGCTGGCGGAAGCCGGCTTCACCGACGGCAAGGTCGAAACCGAAGCGAAAGTGACGCTGGAAAAGCTCGACGGCGGCTTCACCGTGACCCGCTCGGCCCTGTCCACCAGGGGATCGGTCCCGGGAATGGACGAGGGGAAGTTCGAGGAACTGGCTGCAGACGCCAAGGCGAACTGCCCGATCTCGCGCCTGCTGGACTGCGAAATTACGCTGGAAACCGCCTTCGAAGGTTGA
- a CDS encoding Crp/Fnr family transcriptional regulator, translating to MLFTALDPSLQAHLRNGGVDREFADGQLIQQRGTQADGFWLIEEGSVMVGQFLPDGEFRAMALLGPGESYGELAVFSGRPRIVDAVSRGTSRIRFIAARRFLDALGNYPASSKALLGALSAQLQDVLAILASVRRGTNPARLAELLANMAGEDGTVAITQQELAELLGVTRATANAALRELQAKRLVERGYGRIRVPDRERLAAYALG from the coding sequence ATGCTGTTCACCGCGCTCGATCCGTCGCTCCAGGCGCATTTGCGCAATGGCGGCGTCGACCGGGAATTCGCCGACGGGCAGCTTATCCAGCAGCGCGGGACGCAGGCGGACGGTTTCTGGCTGATCGAGGAAGGCTCGGTCATGGTCGGCCAGTTCCTGCCCGATGGAGAGTTCCGCGCGATGGCCCTGCTGGGCCCGGGCGAATCCTATGGCGAGCTGGCGGTGTTCTCCGGCCGCCCGCGCATCGTCGATGCCGTGTCGCGCGGGACCAGCCGCATCCGCTTCATCGCCGCACGCCGGTTCCTCGATGCGCTGGGCAATTACCCGGCATCGAGCAAGGCCCTGCTCGGCGCATTGTCGGCGCAGCTGCAGGACGTGCTCGCGATCCTTGCCAGCGTACGGCGCGGGACCAACCCTGCGCGACTTGCCGAACTGCTCGCCAACATGGCGGGTGAGGACGGGACGGTGGCGATCACCCAGCAGGAACTGGCCGAACTCCTCGGCGTGACGCGCGCGACCGCCAATGCAGCCCTGCGCGAATTGCAGGCGAAACGGCTGGTGGAACGCGGCTATGGCCGCATCAGGGTGCCCGACCGCGAGCGGCTCGCGGCCTATGCGCTTGGCTAG
- a CDS encoding acyl carrier protein gives MDRAEVDAKIREIAEPFNKKGVTITEDTSFQNDLEFDSLTVMDFVAEIEDEFDIIISMNQQAEIETYGQLVDAVTKMQAG, from the coding sequence ATGGACCGAGCGGAAGTCGACGCGAAGATTCGCGAGATCGCCGAACCCTTCAACAAGAAGGGCGTCACCATCACCGAAGACACGAGCTTCCAGAACGACCTGGAATTCGACAGCCTGACGGTCATGGATTTCGTCGCCGAGATCGAGGACGAGTTCGACATCATCATCTCGATGAACCAGCAGGCCGAGATCGAAACCTACGGCCAGCTCGTCGATGCCGTCACCAAGATGCAGGCCGGCTGA
- a CDS encoding RidA family protein, whose amino-acid sequence MSIEAKLAELGITLPQAAAPVASYQAVVVTGNMAFLSGQLPFVDGQLVTGKLGADVSLETGQQAARACGLMILAQLKAAGLLERVEQVVKLGGFVASTPDFTDQPKVVNGCSDLMAEVFGDAGKHARSAVGVPVLPLDAAVEVDAIVALRPH is encoded by the coding sequence ATGAGCATCGAAGCGAAACTGGCAGAACTCGGCATCACCCTGCCGCAGGCGGCGGCACCGGTCGCCAGCTACCAGGCCGTGGTCGTCACCGGGAACATGGCCTTCCTGTCGGGCCAGCTGCCGTTCGTCGACGGCCAGCTCGTCACCGGCAAGCTGGGCGCCGACGTTTCGCTCGAAACCGGCCAGCAGGCCGCGCGCGCCTGCGGGCTGATGATACTTGCCCAGCTCAAGGCAGCCGGGCTGCTCGAACGCGTGGAACAGGTGGTCAAGCTTGGCGGCTTCGTTGCCAGCACGCCCGATTTCACCGACCAGCCCAAGGTCGTGAACGGCTGCAGCGACTTGATGGCCGAGGTCTTCGGCGATGCCGGCAAGCACGCGCGCAGCGCGGTCGGGGTGCCGGTCCTTCCGCTCGACGCCGCGGTCGAGGTCGATGCGATTGTCGCCCTTCGCCCTCATTGA
- a CDS encoding response regulator, with the protein MARRILVVEDNDLNRKLFCDVLKANGHEVVPVADGNNVLATARKFSPDLVIMDIQLPGVSGVDLIAEIKRDGELAKVPVLAVTAYAGKGDEERIRGAGAEDYLAKPVSIGPFMAAVRRLVGE; encoded by the coding sequence GTGGCAAGAAGAATCCTCGTTGTCGAGGACAACGATCTCAATCGCAAGTTGTTCTGTGACGTGCTCAAGGCAAACGGGCACGAAGTTGTTCCCGTGGCCGACGGCAACAACGTGCTGGCGACGGCGCGCAAGTTCTCGCCCGACCTCGTCATCATGGACATCCAGCTGCCCGGCGTGAGCGGGGTCGACCTGATCGCCGAAATAAAGCGCGACGGCGAACTGGCGAAAGTGCCGGTGCTGGCCGTGACCGCCTATGCCGGCAAGGGCGACGAGGAACGGATTCGCGGTGCCGGGGCAGAGGATTATCTCGCCAAGCCGGTGTCTATCGGCCCCTTCATGGCCGCCGTGCGCCGCCTGGTCGGCGAATAG
- a CDS encoding sterol desaturase family protein has translation MPASTIAIVAIYLGFALLELWRSNLFSKEEQSRDDGIVEAISMTMLLAVTQPTVLLLAGKIADTVAPQYAGALSGLNIFAAIALFLVLDDMLQYWWHRASHSTPWLYNLHRAHHNARYMSVRLVYRNNIIYYAMMPSLWMSGVLIWLGLGWVYAGYIVVKLLVITGAHSDVAWDKPLYAKKWLSPVMWVVERTISTPATHHAHHGRHADDPAVHYKGNYGNLLFFWDVLFGTAKITRTFPESYGVENLAPATLGQQLLWPIFPENKVMDEPVGEGTTAKVA, from the coding sequence ATGCCTGCATCGACCATCGCCATCGTGGCGATCTACCTTGGTTTCGCGCTGCTGGAGCTGTGGCGCTCCAACCTGTTTTCGAAGGAAGAACAGTCGCGCGACGACGGGATCGTCGAGGCCATCAGCATGACCATGCTGCTCGCCGTGACCCAGCCGACCGTGCTGCTCCTGGCGGGCAAGATCGCCGACACGGTCGCACCGCAATATGCAGGCGCGCTGTCGGGCCTCAACATCTTCGCCGCGATCGCGCTGTTCCTCGTGCTCGACGACATGCTGCAATACTGGTGGCACCGCGCGAGCCATTCGACGCCATGGCTCTACAACCTCCACCGCGCCCACCACAACGCGCGCTACATGAGCGTGCGGCTCGTCTACCGGAACAACATCATCTACTACGCCATGATGCCCAGCCTGTGGATGTCGGGCGTGCTGATCTGGCTCGGGCTCGGCTGGGTCTATGCGGGCTACATCGTGGTGAAGCTGCTGGTCATCACCGGCGCGCATTCGGACGTCGCCTGGGACAAACCGCTTTATGCGAAGAAGTGGCTTTCGCCCGTCATGTGGGTGGTCGAGCGCACCATCTCGACGCCCGCCACGCACCATGCTCACCACGGCCGCCATGCCGACGATCCGGCGGTCCACTACAAGGGAAATTACGGAAACCTGCTGTTCTTCTGGGACGTGCTGTTCGGCACGGCCAAGATCACCCGCACCTTCCCGGAAAGCTACGGGGTCGAGAATCTCGCGCCCGCAACGCTCGGCCAGCAATTGCTGTGGCCGATCTTCCCGGAGAACAAGGTGATGGACGAACCGGTTGGAGAGGGGACGACCGCAAAGGTCGCCTGA
- a CDS encoding DUF3572 family protein: protein MVDERRAERLLSLTGLTPERLRHGIAEREVQAAVLEFLANHEPDLISAADALGTTPEALVAAYRSLSQ, encoded by the coding sequence CTGGTCGACGAGCGCCGGGCAGAGCGCCTCTTGTCGCTGACCGGCCTCACGCCCGAACGCCTGCGCCACGGCATCGCCGAACGCGAAGTGCAGGCCGCAGTGCTCGAATTCCTCGCAAATCACGAACCCGACCTTATCTCGGCAGCCGATGCGCTGGGCACGACGCCCGAAGCGCTGGTCGCTGCCTACAGGAGCCTGTCACAATGA
- a CDS encoding HAD family hydrolase: MSRPLIITDCDEVLLYMVSPFRDWLDETQGVDFHMGTNDFSKALRWQESGEYLAPEEIWHMLGRFFDTEMHRQSPIPGAIEGINTLGEKADVVVLTNLVDKRQQMRTEQLADHGLTARVFTNQGPKGPALQRILEEYNPTKAIFIDDLAQHHRSARETIGSITTLHLCGEPMLAPHIDCAHTSGHADARIDCWTEALPWLMGELEREEA, encoded by the coding sequence ATGAGCCGCCCGCTGATCATCACCGATTGCGACGAAGTCCTGCTCTACATGGTGTCGCCCTTCCGCGACTGGCTGGACGAGACGCAGGGCGTCGACTTCCACATGGGCACGAACGATTTTTCCAAAGCGCTGCGCTGGCAGGAAAGCGGCGAATATCTTGCGCCCGAAGAAATCTGGCACATGCTGGGCCGCTTCTTCGATACCGAAATGCATCGCCAGTCGCCCATTCCCGGCGCGATCGAGGGCATCAACACGCTGGGCGAGAAGGCCGACGTGGTGGTGCTGACCAACCTCGTCGACAAGCGCCAGCAGATGCGCACCGAGCAGCTGGCCGACCACGGTTTGACCGCACGGGTCTTCACCAACCAGGGCCCCAAGGGCCCGGCGCTGCAGCGCATCCTCGAAGAATACAATCCGACCAAGGCGATCTTCATCGACGACCTTGCGCAGCACCACCGCTCCGCACGCGAGACGATCGGGTCGATCACCACGCTACACTTGTGCGGCGAGCCCATGCTTGCCCCGCATATCGACTGTGCCCACACCTCCGGCCATGCCGATGCCCGCATCGACTGCTGGACCGAGGCGCTGCCCTGGCTGATGGGCGAACTGGAGAGGGAAGAAGCATGA